A window of the Lactuca sativa cultivar Salinas chromosome 5, Lsat_Salinas_v11, whole genome shotgun sequence genome harbors these coding sequences:
- the LOC111912599 gene encoding uncharacterized protein LOC111912599, whose product MAANITTQMILEQSRKRQRLSHAPKLLPTEQVEVRSIEEGLRGSWHRGIVIECRTQIRVVKYHNLLYENTSENLIESIQVSFAVDGNIPTNWRQSDFPNYRGKIRPLPPHIICDKIYLHYGQCVDVFHEDAWWEGVVFDHNDGFDERLVFFPDIGDELRVPLKNLRVTQDWDAATDEWNLRGDWIFLEVIEELKLEWPLVVSVKQIWYEVRMTKCFSKEMKEWTCPVKESWKETVKEVMADNFKLTMADFLHTFSEDMDINKRFLDSVVNLEPSFSKSVEEFHDHDTVLAIKSDHETLNSPSEEPYSKWTKTDIFPQAECFPDAIFEYYKCFKSGKKPPVSTTLKVRQHLSYLGWTIECKIYKIGSKGNATFRYRYTDPNGKQYYSLNVLCTELKNISSNSFNVKNLESLTSSASTKEEPQIQDLHVVESEYCPQAVVDYYSLISAPNFDLQKMRDDKFKKLQISARKHLFAVGWSNFHLEHDSGRKVIVYSSPNGRKFYSLHEACSHYIKESFCFDFNKTFKNENGVLHTESPIKKAESLMTPTTTHVLRSSKRARKDVSSLFQTPRTVLSWLIDNNVVLPRAKVKYICKKNGFTMKEGRITREGIKCSCCQSTFSLLKFQSHGGSSYGRASANIFLEDGRSLLDCQLQIKLDQSSKSNLKGNQHEMVNDNDFICSVCQYGGELVLCDQCPSSFHKSCVGLKEVPDGEWFCPSCCCRICNQNRFSEQNTNSEMINCEQCDKRYHVGCLKRKVGVGSYLEANWFCSSRCEEIFTGLERLLGKSIPVGRDKDKLTWTLRKNKTSECSSTSNDDIDALNMEEIIENYSKLNVAISVMHECFEPVKEARTGRDVVEDVIFCRWSELRRLNFKGFYTVFLEKGDELISTATLRVYGEKVAEIPLVGTRFQYRRRGMCHILMHQLEKILTELGVKRLVLPAVSSVLLTWTRSFGFSVMTESEKFKLLGFTFLDFQGTTTCHKILVKPSSSRNNGHVEAQSATNLQPNCYKRIKFRCLSKSNFIEICK is encoded by the exons ATGGCTGCCAACATCACAACGCAAATGATTTTGGAGCAATCAAGGAAACGCCAGAGACTCAGCCATGCTCCGAAGCTTCTACCTACCGAACAAGTCGAA GTCCGGagtattgaagaaggactccGAGGTTCATGGCATCGAGGCATTGTGATAGAATGTAGAACACAGATTCGTGTGGTGAAATACCATAATCTCTTATATGAAAATACTTCAGAGAATCTTATTGAGTCCATCCAAGTTTCATTTGCAGTTGATGGCAACATTCCAACCAACTGGAGACAATCTGATTTCCCTAATTATCGTGGCAAGATAAGGCCTCTACCCCCTCACATCATCTGTGACAAAATATATCTCCATTATGGACAATGTGTGGATGTATTTCATGAAGATGCATGGTGGGAAGGTGTTGTATTTGATCATAATGATGGTTTTGATGAAAGATTAGTTTTCTTTCCTGATATTGGTGATGAGTTAAGGGTTCCATTGAAGAATCTAAGGGTCACTCAAGATTGGGATGCAGCTACTGATGAATGGAATCTTCGAGGGgattggatttttcttgaagtTATTGAGGAACTAAAATTGGAATGGCCACTTGTTGTTTCTGTGAAACAGATTTGGTATGAAGTGAGAATGACAAAgtgtttttcaaaagaaatgaaggAGTGGACATGTCCAGTGAAAGAAAGCTGGAAAGAAACTGTTAAAGAGGTAATGGCAGATAACTTTAAGTTAACAATGGCAGACTTCTTGCATACGTTTTCAGAAGATATGGATATCAACAAACGGTTTCTTGATTCAGTGGTAAATCTTGAACCTTCCTTTTCCAAATCTGTTGAGGAATTTCATGATCATGACACAGTTTTGGCTATTAAATCTGATCATGAGACTCTTAATTCCCCTTCTGAAGAACCCTATTCTAAATGGACCAAAACCGATATATTTCCTCAAGCAGAGTGTTTCCCAGATGCAATTTTTGAATACTACAAATGCTTCAAATCTGGTAAAAAGCCTCCAGTTTCTACAACACTGAAAGTTAGGCAACATCTTTCCTATTTGGGATGGACAATTGAGTGCAAGATTTATAAAATTGGCTCAAAAGGGAATGCTACTTTTCGATATCGTTACACTGACCCAAATGGGAAACAATATTATTCACTTAATGTACTATGCACAGAGCTAAAAAACATTTCTTCAAATTCATTCAATGTCAAGAATCTTGAATCTTTAACATCATCAGCATCCACCAAAGAAGAACCACAAATACAAGATTTACACGTTGTTGAATCTGAATACTGTCCACAGGCTGTAGTTGACTATTACTCATTGATATCAGCACCAAACTTTGACTTACAAAAGATGAGAGATGATAAGTTTAAAAAACTTCAAATTAGTGCAAGAAAGCATCTTTTTGCTGTTGGGTGGTCGAATTTTCATCTAGAACATGATTCTGGTAGGAAGGTAATTGTTTACAGTTCACCGAATGGAAGAAAGTTCTACAGTCTTCATGAAGCCTGCAGTCATTATATCAAGGAATCCTTTTGCTTTGACTTTAACAAGACTTTCAAGAACGAAAATGGTGTTTTGCATACTGAATCCCCAATAAAAAAAGCCGAATCTTTGATGACTCCTACTACTACTCATGTGTTAAGATCAAGCAAAAGGGCACGAAAAGATGTTTCTTCATTGTTTCAAACCCCAAGAACTGTTTTATCTTGGTTGATTGATAATAATGTTGTTTTGCCTCGAGCAAAAGTGAAATATATTTGTAAGAAAAATGGTTTTACAATGAAGGAAGGTCGAATAACTCGTGAGGGGATTAAATGTAGTTGTTGTCAATCTACTTTTAGCCTCTTGAAGTTTCAATCTCATGGTGGAAGCTCTTATGGGAGAGCTTCTGCTAACATATTTCTTGAAGATGGAAGATCATTACTCGATTGTCAATTGCAAATTAAACTTGATCAAAGTTCAAAGTCAAATCTAAAAGGAAACCAACATGAAATGGTGAATGACAATGATTTTATATGTTCTGTTTGTCAATATGGAGGTGAGTTAGTGTTATGTGATCAATGCCCTTCTTCATTTCACAAATCTTGCGTGGGATTAAag GAGGTTCCTGATGGTGAATGGTTTTGTCCATCTTGCTGTTGTAGAATATGTAATCAGAACAGATTTAGTGAACAAAATACAAATAGTGAAATGATAAATTGTGAACAATGTGACAAACGAT ATCATGTAGGGTGCTTAAAAAGAAAGGTGGGTGTGGGGAGTTATCTTGAAGCAAATTGGTTTTGTAGTTCAAGATGTGAAGAG ATATTTACGGGTCTTGAAAGGCTTTTAGGGAAGTCGATTCCAGTTGGGAGGGATAAGGATAAGTTAACATGGACCTTAAGAAAAAATAAGACATCTGAATGCTCTTCTACTTCTAATGATGATATTGATGCCTTAAATATGGAggaaataatagagaattatAGCAAGTTGAATGTTGCTATTAGTGTCATGCATGAATGCTTTGAGCCAGTTAAAGAAGCTCGCACTGGGAGAGATGTAGTTGAAGATGTTATCTTTTGTAGATG GTCAGAGCTACGTCGGTTGAACTTTAAGGGTTTTTACACGGTTTTTTTGGAGAAAGGTGATGAGCTAATTTCAACTGCTACATTAAG ggttTATGGAGAAAAAGTAGCGGAAATCCCACTTGTTGGAACACGATTCCAATACCGTAGACGTGGAATGTGTCATATTCTCATGCACCAACTTGAAAAG aTTCTTACAGAGTTAGGAGTGAAGAGACTAGTTTTGCCAGCTGTCTCAAGCGTCCTACTCACTTGGACAAGATCCTTTGGCTTCTCAGTGATGACCGAATCcgaaaaattcaaacttttaggCTTCACTTTTCTTGATTTCCAAGGCACTACAACATGCCACAAAATCTTGGTCAAACCTTCTTCCTCAAG GAACAATGGTCACGTAGAAGCTCAAAGTGCAACAAATTTACAACCAAATTGTTACAAAAGGATAAAATTTAGGTGTCTTTCCAAAAGTAACTTCATTGAAATATGTAAGTAG